Within the Polaribacter pectinis genome, the region TAATAGATGCTTATATCTATAAAGGAGGAAACAATGAGAGAGTTAATTTTCTTATCGAAGAGCTCTATAATAATAGTTTAACTAGAATACAAACATATTCTTTATACTTAAAATTAATTTCATTTAGTGAACCTAGTTCAAATGTTAAAAATGAAATTTTAAATAAGTTTGAGGTTTCTGATGTAAATGAATTGATGGAAAAATTTAAAATATTAGGTAAAGATTTAAATCCTAATGATTTTTTTCATATTTTAAATGAAGGTTCACGAGCATTAGAAGTTAATAAATTTTATACTGAAGCTCTAGATTATAAAGAAAAGGCTATAGTACTTACCAGAAAAATTTATTCAGAAGATTTATCTACATCTCTAGCAAATTACAAGACAGACCAGGCAGTAAAACTTAAAGAAAAAGAAATAGTACACGAAAAAGAACAAACAAAATTATATGGTGTTATTGCGTTACTTGCTATTATTTTATTTATTATATCATTATTGGTTATTTTAAAGGTTAAGAAACAATCTAAAGAACTTTCAGAAAAAAATAAATTAGTTGAGCAAACACTTAAAGAAAAAGAGTTATTAGTGAAAGAAGTTCATCACAGAGTTAAAAATAACTTTCAGATTGTATCTAGTTTATTAGAATTACAATCTAGAGGTATAGAAGATGAAAAAGCATTAGAATTGGCTAATGAGGGAAAGAATAGAGTAAAATCCATGGCTCTTATTCATCAAAAATTATATCAAAACGAAAGTGGTTTGGTAGATTTTGATGAATATATTAAGCTATTAATTAAAGAATTATCATCTTTATATGCTTCCGAAAACAAAATTAATACATCTATTTCTTCTGAAGGGATGATGTTTGATGTGGATACTGCAATACCATTGGGTTTAATAATTAATGAAATTATAACAAATTCTTACAAATATGCATTTAGAAATAACAAAGAAAACAATCTTTCTATTTCTATAAATAAAGAAAAAAGTAATGATTATAAACTTACTATAGAAGATAATGGTCCTGGTTTGTCTGATAATTTTGATGTAAAAAAAGCAAAAAGTTTAGGTTTGCGATTAATAAATAGATTGGTAAAGCAATTACATGGAAGCTTAAAGCAAACTAATAAAGAAGGGGCAAAATTCGAAATTTTATTTAAAGACAATAATGCTAGACAATTGGTAAATTGATCTTTATAATCCATAAATGGTTGTTCAGAACATTTTATAGACCATTTGCACCAATTTGTAAATTGAATTATTACTTTAGTCTTGTAATTAATTAAAAAATGAGTAAAGTTAAAATTCTTGTTGTAGAAGATGAAATGATAATTGCAGATAATATTTGCGACGCTTTAACCGATTTAGGTTACGAAACTTTAGAGCCAGCAATTAATTATACAGAAGCAATTGCAACTATAGATGCAGAAAAACCAGATATAGCAATTTTAGATATTCAATTATCTGGTAAAAAATCTGGAATAGATATAGCTAGAAAAATAAGAGAATCATATAATTTTCCTTTTATTTTTCTAACGTCTAATGCAGATTCTTTAACTGTAAATTTGGCCAAAGAAGTAATGCCACCTGCTTATTTAATAAAACCATTTTCTAAAGATGAACTCTATACATCTATAGAAATAGCATTGCATAATTTTTCTAATAAAATAGGAAATATAGATTCTGAAAACTTAATCATTAAAGATTCCGTTTTTGTAAAAGATAAAGGTTTTTACAATAAAATTCATTTTAAAGATATTTTATACCTTAAAAGTGCGCATGTTTACATAGAAATCATTTTAAAAAATCATCAGAAAATGGTTGTTAGAACTAGTTTAAATGATATTTTAGAGAAACTAGATGAAAGCTTCATTAGAATTCATAGAGGCTATATTGTTAATACACAACACTTATCACAAATCAATCATTCATCAGTAAAAATTTACAATGAAGAGCTTCCTATTGGTAAAAAATACAGAGAAGACATTGTAAAGAGAATTAATTTAATATAAGATTTATTGCCTATAATCTTTTTAGAACATTATAATGTTGTTCAGAACATTAAATGGCTTAAAATTGAATTTTAGATGTAAATTTGACTAGTAGTTTTAGATTGTTAATAACATATTTTTCGGGGGAATGGTTATGTTTTTGAAGCTAAATACTACTAATAATATTTTAAAGCTATCCTTTATTGGGTAGCTTTTTTTGCTTTCAATTTATTTGATGTTTAATACCTTCAATTTTGTACTTTTACAAGTATGAAATTCTTGTACGATTTTGCAATTTTTTTGGCTTCACTATTATTGCCAATAGTCGCCATCTTCAATAAAAAAATAACACTTTTTGTTGATGGTAGAAAAGAAACATTTTCTAAAATTGAAGCCTTAAAAAATGAAAAAGTAATTTGGTTTCATGCAGCGTCATTAGGCGAATTCGAACAAGCAAGACCAATAATTGAAGATTTAAAAAAGAAGGCTAAAAAATATAAAATTTTAGTTACTTTTTTCTCGCCTTCAGGATATGAAATCCGAAAGAATTATAATTTAGCTGATGTTATTTGTTATTTGCCACTAGATTCTAAATCGAACGCAAGAAAATTTGTAAAAACTGTAAACCCAGAATTGGCAGTTTTTATAAAATATGAATTTTGGCCAAACCTCTTAAATGAATTAAAGAACAAGAAAGTTCCTACTATTCTAGTTTCAGGAATTTTAAGAGAAAAGCAATTGTTTTTTAAGAGTTATGGAAGTTTTATGCGAAAATCTTTGGAAGCATTCCATCACTTTTTTGTACAAGATTTAAATTCAGAAAAATTACTGAATTCTATCAATTTTAAAAATGTAACTGTTGCAGGAGATACTCGTTTCGATAGAGTTTTAGAAATATTAGAACAAGATAATGCGTTAGATTTTATCAATCAATTTAAAGACGATAAATACACAGTTGTTGCAGGAAGTACTTGGCAAGAAGACGAAGAGTTATTAGTGAATTACATTAATAATAAAGCTTCAGAAGACGAGAAATTTATTATTGCACCACATAATATTAAAAATGATGCAATTTTAGAGCTTCAAAAATCAATCAATAAAAAAACAGTGTTATTTTCTGAAAAAGAAGGTGAAAATTTAAAAGATTATCAAGTTTTTATAATTGATACTATTGGTATTTTAACCAAAATTTACGCAGCTGCAGATATAGCTTATGTTGGTGGAGGTTTAAAAACAGGATTACATAATATTTTAGAGCCAGCAACTTTCGGAATTCCGGTTGTCATTGGAAACAAATACGAAAAATTTAAAGAAGCAGTAGATTTAGTGAAAATAGGAGGTTGTCTTTCTATTAAAAATCAGCAAGAATTTACTTCAACTTTTATCAATTTAAAAAAAGATATAAATTTTAGAAACTTAACCGGAATTATCAACAAAAAATACATTGAAGATAATTTAGGAGCAACAAAATTAATTATGAATTATATAAAAACGAAACTATAAAAATGGATTTTATTTTACAGCCTTGGCCTTGGTATGTTGGTGGGCCATTAATTGCATTGTCACTTTTTCTCTATTTTTATTTTGGAAAAAATTTTGGAGCTTCTACAAATTTCGAAACGTTATGTACAATGGCTGGCGCAGGAAAAGTGTCGGATTATTTTAAGAAAGATTGGAAAGAACGTGATTTTGCATTGCTTTTTGTAGTCGGTTTAATTATTGGAGGTTTTATTTCAGCGATGTATTTAATTCCAAATCAGAATATAGATTTAAACCCAAAAACAGTTCAAGAATTAACAGATTTAGGGTTTAGCAATGTTGCGAATCAATATTTTCCTGACGAAATTTTTAGCGAAGAAGTTGTGTTTTCTTTGAAAGGATTTTTAATACTAATCTTATCTGGAGTTCTAATCGGTTTTGGAACACGTTATGCAGGTGGTTGTACTTCTGGACACGCAATTACAGGTTTAAGTAGTTTGCAATTGCCATCTTTATTAGCGGTAATTGGCTTTTTTATTGGCGGTATTATTGCTGCTTGGTTTATAATTCCTATTTTATTTTAGCTATGAAAAACATAAAATTTTTAATACTCGGAATCTTTTTCGCAATTGTATTAAGTAAAACAGAGGCAATTTCTTGGTATCGTTTTTACGAAATGTTCCGTTTTCAATCTTTTCATATGTTTGGAATTATTGGAGGAGCAGTTGTAATTTCAGCAATAATTATGCAATTGTTTAAAAGCGGAAAAATAAAAGATATCAATGGAAATAAAATTGTTCCTAAACCAAAGGAAAAAGGATTTATAAGCACTGTTTTAGGAGGAACATTATTCGGTTTAGGCTGGGGAATTTCTGGAGCTTGTGCAGCACCAATTTTTGTAATTCTTGGTTTTAAATTTTTACCGGCTTTAATTTTATTAGTTGGTGCACTTTTAGGAGCTTTTCTATATGGAATTATAAGTAAAAAACTTCCAAATTAAAATAACAGATTAGTGACTGTTATTATATAGTAAGCATTAAAAACAGTGAAATTTTGCAATATAAATGAGCAAGTTAATAGACAATTTTGGGCGACAAATGGAGTATGTACGTTTAGCGGTTACAGATCGCTGTAACTTGCGTTGCCAATATTGTATGCCAGCTCATGGAATAGATATTGTACCAAGACAAGAGCTACTTACTTTTAAAGAAATGTATCGTTTAATTCGTGTTTTAACTGAATTGGGCGTTAAAAAAGTACGTTTAACTGGTGGCGAACCTTTTGTACGTAAAGACTTTGTCGGTTTTTTAGAAATGTTGTCTTACAACGATTTGTTAGATGCCATTAATATTACCACAAATGGAGCATTGATTTCTCAACATATTCCAATCATTGAAAAGTTAGAAAAAGTAAAACACATCAATTTAAGTATTGATAGTTTACAGCGAGAAAAATTCGCTAAAATTACCAGAAGAGACGTTTTTCCTGAAGTTTATAAAACCTTTGAATTATTAGAAAAAAGTAGCTTAAATTTAAAATTGAATGTAGTTGTACAATCTGGTTTTAATACAGATGAAATTGTAGATTTTGTAAGATTGACAAAAGATAAAAACGTTGCAGTCAGATTTATTGAAGAAATGCCTTTCAATGGAAAAGGACAACGTGAAATGCAAGAAAATTGGACGTTCAACAAGATTTTAAACGAGATAAAAACAGAGTTTGATGTTCAAGAAATTAAATCTGAAAAATCATCTACATCAAGAAATTATAAAGTTGAAAATCATTTAGGTTCTGTTGGAATTATTCCTGCGTTTACAAGAACCATTTGTAACGATTGTAATAGAATTAGAATTACTTCCACAGGAACTTTTAAAAATTGTTTGTTTGATGATGGTGTTTTTAATTTGCGAGATTTTATAAGAAAAGGAGCATCCAATGACGATTTAAAAGAACTCTTTTTAGGTTTGGTGAAAAATAAACCTGAAAATGGTTTTATCGCAGAAGCAAATAGAAAAGATGGTGGCGCTTCTGAAAGTATGAGTACAATAGGAGGATAAATATGATTTCAGTAAAAGAGGCAAAAAAAATAATTTTAAACTCAACTCAAAATTTTCGAGTTGAAGAAATTCCGTTTATAAAATCTGTTGATAGAATTTTAAAAGAAAATATTCTTGCAGATAGAGATTTCCCTCCATTTAATAGAGTTTCTATGGATGGAATTGCAATTGACTTTACATCATTCAAAAACGGACAAAGAAGCTTTAAAATTGAAGGAATTCAAGGTGCGGGAAGTGAGCAAATTTCACTAAATAATCCAGAAAATTGTATTGAAGTTATGACTGGCGCAGTTTTGCCTAATAATACAAATACAGTAATTCGTTATGAAGATGTTACCATCGAAAGCGGAATCGTAACAATTAATATTGATGAAATTAAAGACGCCCAAAATGTTCATCCAAAAGGAAAAGATAGAAAAATTGGCGATTTATTAATCAAAAAAAACACAAAAATATCAGCATCAGAAGTTGGTGTTTTGGCAACCGTTGGAAAATCGCTTGTAAAAGTTGCAAAGCAACCAAAAGTTATGATTGTTTCCACTGGTGATGAATTGGTTGGTGTAGATGAAATTCCTTTAGAACATCAAATAAGAAGATCTAATGTTTTTACATTGGTTTCATTATTGGAAAGATTACATATTCCTTCTGAAACTGCTCATATTACAGATGATAAACCTATTTTAAAACAAAAAATAGAAAGGTATTTGCAAGAATATGACGTTTTGCTTTTCAGTGGAGCAGTCAGTAAAGGTAAATTCGATTTTTTACCAGAAGTTTTTGATGAATTGGGTGTAGAAAAATTGTTTCATAAAATCACACAAAGACCTGGGAAACCTTTCTTTTATGGCAAAACCAGTAGATGTAATGTGTTCGGATTTCCTGGAAATCCTATTTCGACATTTGTAAATTGTTTGGCTTATTTTTATCCTTGGTATTATAAATCAGTTGGAGTAGAGGTTGAAGAGGAAACCGCAATTTTATCAGAAGATTTTGTTTTTAAACCGAGCTTAACTTATTTTTTACAAGTAAAATTAAGTTACAAATTTGGGCATTTAGTGGCAACTCCAATTACTGGAAATGGTTCTGGAGATTTAGCAAGTTTGGTAAATGCAGATGCTTTTATTCAATTACCAAATGATAAAAATGAATTTAAAAGTGGAGAAGTTTTTCCAATAATTAGATATAGATAATGAGTGATTTCACACACATAAACAAAAAAGGAAATCCTAAAATGGTAAATGTTTCTGATAAGAAAATTACCAAAAGAACAGCAATTGCAAAAGCAACAATGTTTTTAGGAAAAGAAGTGATTTCTAATTTTTCAAATGATGAATTAACTACCAAAAAAGGCCCCGTTTTTCAAACAGCGATTATTGCAGGAATTCAGGGTGTTAAAAAAACATCAGAATTAATACCAATGTGTCATCCATTATTAATTAATGGTGTAGATATTGATATTAAAATTATTGATTCAGAAAATGTAGAAGTGCTTTGTGAAGTTACAATTGAAGGAAAAACAGGCGTAGAAATGGAAGCTTTAACTGGCGCAAATATTACTTGTTTAACAATTTATGATATGTGTAAAAGCATCAGTCAAAAAATGGTGATTAAAGAAGTAATGTTGGTAGAAAAAACGGGAGGAAAATCGGATATTAATAATGGCTAAACACAAAAAACATACAAATTTAGAAAGAAGAAATAATGACAATTTTGCGCCGAATGAAATTTCAATTCTAGGAACAAACTGTGGTGTAATTTCAGATTTAGTTCATAAGGTTTCAGAAAAATTATCAAACTATAAATTGACGTATTTTGATGCTTCACATGCAAAAGATGTTGAGAGAAATAGATTGTCTGAGTTTACTTTTCATCATGAAGGAAATTTACAAATTACTACTTCTGGAAACGTAAATAAATTTGAACAACGTTTGCAATTTGCGCAATACGATTATGTTTTTATCAACGGAAATCATTATCAAGGTGCAAAACAAATTCTTATTTTAGACGAAGCAAAAGAAGCTTCCGTTTTAAAAAGATTGGATCAATTAGATAGCATTCAGTTTATTATTAAGTTGAAAAAAGAAACGGAGTTTTTTGATTTTTTAGTTGAGAAATTTCCAAACATAAAAAATAAGGTTTGCTATACTATTGAGGAGGTTGATAAAATTGCAAATCATATCATTAATTTAGTTCAAGAGAAAGTTGCTCCCATAAAAGGACTTGTTTTAGTTGGTGGGAAAAGCACAAGAATGGGGAAGGATAAATCTGAATTGAATTATTTTGGAAAACCTCAAAAAGAACACGCTAAAGAATTGTTAGAAAATAATAATTTTGAAACGTATTATTCTGTTCAAACCGAATCTTCTGTCATTTCGAGCGAAGTCGAGAAATCTCAAAACGAAATCCCAGATGTTTTTCTAAATCTTGGACCTTTTGGCGGAATTTGTTCTGCTTTTCAAAAAGATCCTAATTCGGCTTGGTTGGTTTTAGCAACAGATGTACCATTTGTAAATGATGAAGTAATTCAGCAATTATTAAAACATAGAAATCCGAGTAAAGTTGCTACAGCAATTAAAGGAAAAAACAAAGAGTTTGTAGAGCCTTTGATTACCATTTATGAACCAAAAGCATATTCAATTTTATTACAATATTTAGCACAAGGATATTCTTGTCCACGTAAAATGTTAATTAATTCTGATGTAGAAATCGTTGAAATTGATGACTCTTTTATTAGAAATGTGAATACTCCTGAAGAGTTTGAAAATGCTAAAAAGGAAATTAAGTCTTAAATGAAACCTGCTAAAGAAGAACTTTTCAAACGCCAAATAACTCTTCAAGAAATTGGAGAAGTTGGACAAGAAAAACTACAAAACGCATCTGTTTTGGTGGTTGGTTGTGGAGGTTTGGGAAGCCCAATTGCAGTTTATTTGGCTTCAAGTGGTATTGGAAAAATCCATTTAGTAGATTTCGATACTGTTGATATTACAAATTTGCACAGACAAGTTTTTTATTCTTTAGAAGATGTAGATCAACCAAAAGCGGAAGTTTTATCAGCATTTATAAAAAAAAGAGCGCCTTTTACAGAAGTAATTTTTTCTAACAACCCAATTACAAAAGATAATGTTTTTGAATTGATAGAAAAAGTAGATATTATTGTAGATGGAACAGATTCCTTACCAACAAAATATTTGTTAAACGACGCTTGTGTTATTAAAAACAAACCTTTGGTTTATGGTTCTTTGTATAAATTTGATGGTTATGTAGCTACTTTTAATGTCTTACAAAATGATGGAAGTTATTCTACAAACTTAAGAGATGCTTTTCCAGAAATGGCAACAGATATTCCAAATTGCG harbors:
- a CDS encoding sensor histidine kinase; its protein translation is MKLVLKFILFFFAFSFYAQSEEASQEKYTYKLEKLILENKKDSTAYYLEKIVPSDYKSILEKILNRTEISYADSYQFFSSVANRNTISYEQVSKFIDDFIKEPKDKTINEDYFKIKWDQVYKLRDEVSIDLASEKQKELENYVLRFKDSDIKVQKAKLKLRTHSLVLFQIEQDVENGKKIALESLKKARELKDKELQIIFLYHLSDFLLLERKLQEYIDVSEESLKLEAELPEKTPYYYATTQHLIDAYIYKGGNNERVNFLIEELYNNSLTRIQTYSLYLKLISFSEPSSNVKNEILNKFEVSDVNELMEKFKILGKDLNPNDFFHILNEGSRALEVNKFYTEALDYKEKAIVLTRKIYSEDLSTSLANYKTDQAVKLKEKEIVHEKEQTKLYGVIALLAIILFIISLLVILKVKKQSKELSEKNKLVEQTLKEKELLVKEVHHRVKNNFQIVSSLLELQSRGIEDEKALELANEGKNRVKSMALIHQKLYQNESGLVDFDEYIKLLIKELSSLYASENKINTSISSEGMMFDVDTAIPLGLIINEIITNSYKYAFRNNKENNLSISINKEKSNDYKLTIEDNGPGLSDNFDVKKAKSLGLRLINRLVKQLHGSLKQTNKEGAKFEILFKDNNARQLVN
- a CDS encoding LytR/AlgR family response regulator transcription factor codes for the protein MSKVKILVVEDEMIIADNICDALTDLGYETLEPAINYTEAIATIDAEKPDIAILDIQLSGKKSGIDIARKIRESYNFPFIFLTSNADSLTVNLAKEVMPPAYLIKPFSKDELYTSIEIALHNFSNKIGNIDSENLIIKDSVFVKDKGFYNKIHFKDILYLKSAHVYIEIILKNHQKMVVRTSLNDILEKLDESFIRIHRGYIVNTQHLSQINHSSVKIYNEELPIGKKYREDIVKRINLI
- a CDS encoding 3-deoxy-D-manno-octulosonic acid transferase, with product MKFLYDFAIFLASLLLPIVAIFNKKITLFVDGRKETFSKIEALKNEKVIWFHAASLGEFEQARPIIEDLKKKAKKYKILVTFFSPSGYEIRKNYNLADVICYLPLDSKSNARKFVKTVNPELAVFIKYEFWPNLLNELKNKKVPTILVSGILREKQLFFKSYGSFMRKSLEAFHHFFVQDLNSEKLLNSINFKNVTVAGDTRFDRVLEILEQDNALDFINQFKDDKYTVVAGSTWQEDEELLVNYINNKASEDEKFIIAPHNIKNDAILELQKSINKKTVLFSEKEGENLKDYQVFIIDTIGILTKIYAAADIAYVGGGLKTGLHNILEPATFGIPVVIGNKYEKFKEAVDLVKIGGCLSIKNQQEFTSTFINLKKDINFRNLTGIINKKYIEDNLGATKLIMNYIKTKL
- a CDS encoding YeeE/YedE family protein, with translation MDFILQPWPWYVGGPLIALSLFLYFYFGKNFGASTNFETLCTMAGAGKVSDYFKKDWKERDFALLFVVGLIIGGFISAMYLIPNQNIDLNPKTVQELTDLGFSNVANQYFPDEIFSEEVVFSLKGFLILILSGVLIGFGTRYAGGCTSGHAITGLSSLQLPSLLAVIGFFIGGIIAAWFIIPILF
- a CDS encoding YeeE/YedE thiosulfate transporter family protein; this translates as MKNIKFLILGIFFAIVLSKTEAISWYRFYEMFRFQSFHMFGIIGGAVVISAIIMQLFKSGKIKDINGNKIVPKPKEKGFISTVLGGTLFGLGWGISGACAAPIFVILGFKFLPALILLVGALLGAFLYGIISKKLPN
- the moaA gene encoding GTP 3',8-cyclase MoaA produces the protein MSKLIDNFGRQMEYVRLAVTDRCNLRCQYCMPAHGIDIVPRQELLTFKEMYRLIRVLTELGVKKVRLTGGEPFVRKDFVGFLEMLSYNDLLDAINITTNGALISQHIPIIEKLEKVKHINLSIDSLQREKFAKITRRDVFPEVYKTFELLEKSSLNLKLNVVVQSGFNTDEIVDFVRLTKDKNVAVRFIEEMPFNGKGQREMQENWTFNKILNEIKTEFDVQEIKSEKSSTSRNYKVENHLGSVGIIPAFTRTICNDCNRIRITSTGTFKNCLFDDGVFNLRDFIRKGASNDDLKELFLGLVKNKPENGFIAEANRKDGGASESMSTIGG
- a CDS encoding molybdopterin molybdotransferase MoeA encodes the protein MISVKEAKKIILNSTQNFRVEEIPFIKSVDRILKENILADRDFPPFNRVSMDGIAIDFTSFKNGQRSFKIEGIQGAGSEQISLNNPENCIEVMTGAVLPNNTNTVIRYEDVTIESGIVTINIDEIKDAQNVHPKGKDRKIGDLLIKKNTKISASEVGVLATVGKSLVKVAKQPKVMIVSTGDELVGVDEIPLEHQIRRSNVFTLVSLLERLHIPSETAHITDDKPILKQKIERYLQEYDVLLFSGAVSKGKFDFLPEVFDELGVEKLFHKITQRPGKPFFYGKTSRCNVFGFPGNPISTFVNCLAYFYPWYYKSVGVEVEEETAILSEDFVFKPSLTYFLQVKLSYKFGHLVATPITGNGSGDLASLVNADAFIQLPNDKNEFKSGEVFPIIRYR
- the moaC gene encoding cyclic pyranopterin monophosphate synthase MoaC translates to MSDFTHINKKGNPKMVNVSDKKITKRTAIAKATMFLGKEVISNFSNDELTTKKGPVFQTAIIAGIQGVKKTSELIPMCHPLLINGVDIDIKIIDSENVEVLCEVTIEGKTGVEMEALTGANITCLTIYDMCKSISQKMVIKEVMLVEKTGGKSDINNG
- a CDS encoding NTP transferase domain-containing protein, with the protein product MAKHKKHTNLERRNNDNFAPNEISILGTNCGVISDLVHKVSEKLSNYKLTYFDASHAKDVERNRLSEFTFHHEGNLQITTSGNVNKFEQRLQFAQYDYVFINGNHYQGAKQILILDEAKEASVLKRLDQLDSIQFIIKLKKETEFFDFLVEKFPNIKNKVCYTIEEVDKIANHIINLVQEKVAPIKGLVLVGGKSTRMGKDKSELNYFGKPQKEHAKELLENNNFETYYSVQTESSVISSEVEKSQNEIPDVFLNLGPFGGICSAFQKDPNSAWLVLATDVPFVNDEVIQQLLKHRNPSKVATAIKGKNKEFVEPLITIYEPKAYSILLQYLAQGYSCPRKMLINSDVEIVEIDDSFIRNVNTPEEFENAKKEIKS
- a CDS encoding HesA/MoeB/ThiF family protein; amino-acid sequence: MKPAKEELFKRQITLQEIGEVGQEKLQNASVLVVGCGGLGSPIAVYLASSGIGKIHLVDFDTVDITNLHRQVFYSLEDVDQPKAEVLSAFIKKRAPFTEVIFSNNPITKDNVFELIEKVDIIVDGTDSLPTKYLLNDACVIKNKPLVYGSLYKFDGYVATFNVLQNDGSYSTNLRDAFPEMATDIPNCEEAGTLNPIVGMIAMQQVNEVLKLVTGIGKPLINQLRIYNTLQNTELKMKLKPTFLKDKIVKLFKVQTYVDAACSGQNSDWQISPEELKKRLSFRAEANNLEIIAVLNNLKLPFEVQQTIHINSFDADKITVDKSKTYVMVCQRGFNSYRATVKLKNKYPDLEVLNLTGGISSYK